The genomic segment AGGTCGGCGTAATTTTCTCCGGTCTTTTCCCAATCAATGGCCAGTAGCCTCCCTCCGCCGGCTGGCGGACCAATCCGTTCCTGAATCGCCCGACTATGACCACCGGCTCCGAAGGTTCCGTCAATGAAAAATTCTCCCGGCTTCGGTTCGAGAAATTTCAGAACTTCATTTAAAAGAACGGGCACGTGACCACCGACTGACGACTTATGACTGGCGACTGAAGGACTTGTCGTTAGTTGTTTGTCGTAAGTCATTTGTTAAATTCCGAGCTCTCCCAACTTTTCGGCTATGTCGTCGGAAGAGGCTTCGGTTTTAGATTTGTAGGACTTCCAGTTTGCTTCATCCCAAATTTCAATTCGGTCGTAGAGTCCGGCAAAAATCGCCTGCTTTTTTAGCGATGCATAAATTCGCAAATATTCCGGAATCAGAATTCTTCCCTGATTATCAAATTCCACTTCACTCGCGCCGGCGAGCATCAAACGAGCAAACGCCCGAGAGTCGGATTTCATAAAAGACATAGCCGCAATCTTGGCAGTTAATTTTTCCCAGCTCTCTTTCGTGAATACAAATAAACAATGATCAAGTCCACGCGCGATAATTGCTCCATCGCCAAGCTTCGGCCGAAATTTAGCGGGTAAAGCTACTCGCCCCTTAGTATCTAAGCTATGTGTGTATTCTCCAATGAACATTTTTTATATTTTTTAAGCTCGTTTAAGCTTAATTACTCTCCTATCAGTTGTCCCCAGATTCGGCGGTTATCCCCACCTTTATCCACTTTTCACCACTACCAACTAAATATAGCTTAAAGTGAGCTCATGCAAAACCCACTTTATCCCCAAAAGTTAATCACGACTTTTTAGGCATTGAAAAAGAACCAATTAAGCATTAGATTAAATAAATCTTGCGCCCTTAGCTCAGTGGTAGAGCGTTCCATTCACATTGGAAAGGCCGTTGGTCCGATTCCAACAGGGCGCACAATAAAAAAATCCGCCCGGTTAGGGGCGGGGGCTATCAACTGATGAACTTTCGTGCACTGCGAATCCACGGCCTTTTTTCTCTGTGTCCATTCTGACAAGACGAAAGATTGACGAGCAATTTCTTAGCCAGCATGTCCACGGGTGTCGCCAGGAAACGCTTCAAAATATTAAGACGATTTTGCAGATGAAGACTGCGACCTTCCGGCAACGGCTCGGGGGTAATCATCAAATTTGATCCCCGATTCGTCGCAGAGTGATCCCGCAAAGCTTTACGCATTTCATGGGATCGAGCGTAAACCTTCATTCCTCTTCGATTCGCCCAGCCTTTCTTGAGAACTGATCCTTCGCCGGGAAACTGCAGCATCCGTTTCTCCTTAATTTGAAACCGAAAAGATTATAAATCAAAAAGACCCCACAGTCAAGGGGGTCTTTTTGATAGAATTTATTTCAATTCCACAGTCGCGCCGGCAGCTTCCAACTTTTTCTTCAAGTCTTCGGCTTCCTCTTTCTTCATTCCGGCTTTCACAACTTTCGGGGCGGCATCTACGATGTCCTTAGCTTCTTTCAAGCCAAGACCTGTGACTTCGCGGATAACCTTGATGACCTGGATTTTCTGGCCACCACCCACAGTCAACATGACATCCCAAGCGGTTTTCTCTTCCGCTTCGGCGCCACCTGCTCCACCACCTACTCCGGCAGCGGCCGGCATCGAGGCAGAAACTCCGAACTTCTCTTCCATTGCTTTTACTAACTCAGCAAGCTCGGTAACTTTCATATCGCCAATCTTAGTGAGTAAATCTTGATATTTTTCCATTGTTTTGTTTATTTATTATTTCGACTTTTTTATTGACTAGCTGGGGCTGGCTCAACCGCAGGGGCTCCGCCAGTTGGCGGATGGACTGCTTCCGAAGCTGGCACTACAGACGTTTCCGCTGAAGATTCAACGGGGGCTGGAACGCTAGCCACAGGAGCTTTATCCGCCGAGGCGGAGGCTTTCTTTGCTAACTCGCCAAGCATGTACATGAACGCGCGAAGCGGACCTGTAATACCACTAATCACCATCGAAAGCAGAACCTCGCGGCCCGGCAATTTGGCGATTACAGCAAACTCTTCTACGGAAACGGCTTGCTTGTTCGCTAAGTCATAAGCCCCCAAGACGATAAAATTTTTCTTGGTTCTGGCCAACTCTTTAGCAAACTTGTGAATCGTAGCCGCGATAGAACTCAAATCTTCAGGAATAAAGAAGGTGCCGACTTGGGTTTTAAATTGCAAAGGATCAAACGCCACTCCCATTTCTTTCAGGGTGATGTTCAATAAACGCTTTTTGAAAACCTTGAAGGACGCGCCAACTTTCTTCGCCTCGATCTTGATTCTGCGGATGGAAGCGGTGTCTACGCCGGTAAAATCAGCAAATACCAAAGTCTTGCTCCCCTTCACCATCTCTGCGCTCTTATCTATGTGCTGTTTTTTCTGCGCTTTAGTTAACATTTATTTTTTGAACGAAGTGAAATGAATCACTCCGCTATCTAGCATTTCGACCTTTTTTATTTTTGTAATTCAGGCCTCCGCTAACAAAAATGGACCTTTACGGTCCACAGGTGAATTCAGTAACTAGTAACTAGAAAATAGTAACTAGAACTTGGATTTCCTAGGCGGGACTTGTTTCGCTTTTTCGCGAATGCCCACCGTCTGCGGATTACGAATAATATACTCCACCTCCTCACAAAAGTCAACGTCGCTATTCAGTCATTGCGAGCGAAGCGCGGCAATCTTACGATAGTGCTATTTATAAATAACATCAGTGTAAGATTACTTCATTTCACTCGTAATGACGGATAGAGTAAGTGCCTCGCGATGACATATAAAAAAATCCCCGTGTTTAACGCGTTGAACACGGGGATTTGAAATTCTAGTGAACGACTGCCGTACTGGGAGCTCGATCGCAAATCATCTTGGCCAGATGAGGCACGTCGCCAAGCTTCATCTTGCCGTTCTTGCCAACCTCGACAGCCTCTCCGAGAAGCGTCCAGCCTTCCTCCTCGGAAACCTTGTCCTTATCCTGGATCTTGCTGAACATCGTCAGATGACTTTGCGGAGCCATGACCTTCGCCTCCGGAATCTCTTCTTTTGGACTGGGCTTCGGACTCATCAGGTACCTGTAGTAGGCCCCGCCAGCCATGAAGAGACCCACGAAGACGTTGCTGGCCAGGAGGAGAGCCGATGCGGCGAAAACATAATGCAACGGCTGGATCATCCCCATCTGATGCAATTTCCACACGGAACTCGGCAGGCTGGCAAGCGGAGTCTCTGCAAGAGCAATCCAGGGAACGCTCGAGGAAGTGGTGAGCGCAGCCGTAACGAGACAATATAGGTAAAAGACCATCGCGCCAAACACGACACCCCCATCAGAGCCCTCATCCTTCGCGACTTTGATGGAGGCGAACGGAAAGATCGCGATTGATCCGCGATTGCGGATTGCCCACTTCCCCACCGCGATCGGCACGGTAATCGGCAACTTCAGGATAGAACCGAGATTCCACAGGATCAGCATCGGAAGCTGGACGAGAGCCACATAAGCTCCCGACCCGATCACCTGCAAGATCGCCATCGGCACCATCAGCGGGTACACCACCAGCTTGACCGGGAACAGCGCGGACGAACCGAGAAACTTCAGCATTGCCTTTCTCCCTAAATCAAACTTGTTTGATCGGGCGATCAATCCGCAATGGATTAATCTAGCCTTTCGAGGGACTGGCGGTATAATAAACAAAAAACTCCGCAAAGTCAATAGCGGAGCTACTCATAGTTTTTCGGATTCACGAAAATTCGGAAAGCAATTAAAGCGGCAATGATGCCCATTACTACCAACAAACTCCACGGCGGATTCAGAAACCAGACCAGCAGAAGCCCTGTAACCATGATTGCCAACGGCACGAATCGGATCATCGCGATCGCCTCCAGAGAACTAATATAAATCTAAGCCTTCCCCCGCTCCTGGTCAATTTTCTTATGATGCCCACTCACGAGAACCTTGGGGACGCGCCAGATTTTTGACTTACGACCAACGACAGCCTTGAATTCCTCGGGGCGAGTGTAGACTTCATACGAGCCTTTTATTTCTTCCAGAGATTCCATTTTTCCCAATACTCCTTGGATTTGGCGAGAGACGGCGTCTAGCAAAACCAGCGCCGGCAACTCCCCTCCCGACAACACATAATCCCCGATAGAAATTTCTTCATCTGCCACATATTTCGCCACTCGTTCATCTACGCCTTCATAGCGACCGCAGATTAAAATCAGCTGGTCGTATTTAGATAATCTTTTCGCGATTGTGTTATCAAACTTCTTCCCGCGGGTACTAAAAAGAATTGTCCTAACTTTCGGCTTCTTCCCCCGCTTCCCCATACTTAATACTTGATACTTAATACTTGATACTGCTTTGTAGATTGGCTCCACCTTCATCACCATCCCCGGCCCACCGCCGTAAACCTTATCGTCTACTTTATTGTGCTTATCGGTAGCGTAGTCGCGGATATTATGCGCCTGAATTTTAATAAGGCCTTTTTCTTGAGCGCGCTTAATAATGGACTCGGAAATATAGGAGTCAAAAATTTTCGGGAAAATTGTGAGAATGTGGAATTTCATATGGAGTAATCGCGAATAATGCTAATTAAAGATTTAATAATGCGAATAAGCTCATGGTACTGCGGATCCGGGAAAACTAAAACCCCGCAATAATCGGGGTTTTAGTTATGTAAGATCCGCCAGCTGGCGGACTACTCTTTTTCCTGACGTTCACGAGGAACGTGAGTGGAACCTTCCGGCTCTTCAATTTTTAAGTTCACGCGGGCATTATTCTTAATGCCAACGATTCTCAAAAGAGAGCGGATGGCCTTGGCGGTAGCGCCTTCGCGGCCGACTACCTGACCCATGTCCTGGAGATGTACTTTCAAAGAAAGTAGAACTCCCATTTCATCTACCGTGCGCTTCACCACGACATCATCGGGATGATCAACGATAGATTTGACAAGGTATTCCAAGAACTCAAGATCTGTAGATTTTTCTGCCATTTCTTTCTATTCAGAATTTTATTTACGCGACCTTTTCTGCGGGGGCTTCAGCGGCTGGATCTGCGGCGGCCGGAGCTTTATCCGCCGAGGCGGGAGCTGCTGGAGCAGCTGCGGCGGGTCCGCCAGCTGGCGGATTCGCATCCCCTTCTTTCTTCTTCGGCTGGCTATGAACTGCAATCTTTTTTCCGGAAAGAATCCCGGCGGTAATCAGCAAATTGTAGACGGTGTCGGTCGGCTTAGCGCCGGTTTTCATCCAATATTCCACTCGGTCTTTCTTAATTTCAGATTTATCCGTGCGGGGATTGTACCAGCCCAAATCTTCAACGTGCCTACCAAAAAGCTTGTGGCGCTTTTCATCCACAATAAGGCGGAAGCTCGCTTGGTGCTTCTTGCCAATCCGTTTTAGCTTTAACATCAACATTGATAGATATTCTATATCAGTCTGAGGACAAAGTCAAAGGGCTACGGGAATAGCCCCTCGGAAACGGCATAATTTGCTTCCGGCGAGCAAATTTGCCTCTCCCTCGCTTCGCCACTATTAAGACCAAGCTGGCGAAGCTCCGGCATGTTCCTCGAAACTATTCCCTTCGCTCTTTTTAAGAGTAAGGCTAGACAGCTTTAAGGAACATCTCGGAGGCGGTTGTGCTTGGCTCGTTCGTTATGTCCGAACGAACAGCCGCCGAGAGAGAAGGAAACTTTTCCGCAGGAGAAAAGTTATTCTGCTTCCAAGAAGCTGTCTGGCCGAGCCATTGACTTGAAAATACTGTAGGCGTACTTTTAAGGCAGCTACTTTTCAAGGAAAAGCCGATGAAAAGCTTCATTGCTCTACTCGTTTCCGCGACTGCGATTTTTGCCTATCCCGACGAAGAAGTCAAAGAGGAAGCAAAGGCTCCTAACATCGAAGGCTGGACGGTTTCCGATGCGGATCCGCCCAAGCACGGCTTCCAGGCCGTGCGTATGAGCAAGACCGGCACCGCCCTGAAGCCCGACGATGCACGCCAGCCCGTGATGGAAAGTGTTTTTTATGAAGACCCGGATAACCCCGGCGAATACGGCGGCATCTACCGCTCCAAGAACGATAGGGGTGAATGGGTGACCTTCGCTAAGGTCTGGGGCATCAAAAAAGTTGAAGGTAAATATATGCAGGATGAAGACAGGGACGGCAACGGCGTACCCGACGGCAACGGCGAGATGAACTATGCAGTTCTCGACGAAAACGGGAAATGGGTTCCCGGCTTGCCCGGAAAAACCATCATGGCCTGGAAGACCGTCTGGAACGACTCGGATACGAAAGACTATCCAGTCGGTTTCAGCTACTGCCTGTGTTATGAAGATGAAGGCGACGCCAGCGGTCTCTTTATGAAGACCGGAAATGTCTGGATTGAAAAGCCGGAAGCCGAAAAAGACGAAGAGTAAAACCAAAACCCCTCTCATGAGGGGCTTTTTGTTGTTTTCAAATTAACCAAAGCGAAGGAAATAGCTTCGAGGAACATGCCGGAGTTTCGCCAGCTGGGTCTTTCAGAAGTGGCGAAACGAGGGAGAGGCAAATTGAGCCGCTGGAGCTCAATTATGCCGTTTCCGAGGAACTATTCCCGGAGCCCTATTCTAGTTTTAATGAAAGCACCCGCGAAGTCCCATCATCTCCCATAGTCACACCATACATCACGCTGGCGGCTTCCATTGTGGCGCGGTTATGAGTAACCAATAAGAACTGGGTTTTTTCGGAAAAAGTTTTAATTAAGTCGGAGAAGCGGCGAGCGTTGCGTTCATCAAGCGGCGCATCTATTTCATCAAGCACCAGAAATGGCGGGGGGCTGACCGAGATAAGAGCAAAAAGCGCGGCGATAGAAACCAAACTCTTTTCTCCGCCCGAGAGCATTTCCAAACTACTGATTTTCTTACGGGGAATGCTGACGTGCACCTCCAAGCCACCATGGTCTACTTTGTGACCCGCATCTTCGTCCTCACTGGGAACCTCATCGCCCGGAGTCGCATTTTCCATATTAACCTCATCAGAAACTTCCGGCTTCGGCTCATCCTTTACCAATTTCAAGCTAGCCTTCCCGCCTCCGAACATCAGTTTAAAATACCTATCAAATTCATCGTTAATTGACGACATCGCTCTATCAAATTCGGTATGAATTTTCTCATCCAAATCATTAATCAAAACTCCCAAGTCATCGGAAGCTTTATCCAAATCCGCCATTTGGGTAGACAAGAAATTATGTCGCGCCTCAGTATCTTGGGCTTCTTTTACCAAAGCCGGATCCAAATCCCCTATTCCGGCCAACTCGGCCCGCAACTTAAACATCTTCTTCTCTAATTCCGCTAATCCGCCTCCGCCAACCAGGGCGGATGACGGACTCCCACCCACCAATTCCTTCGCAGAGAAATCACTCAACTTACGACCGGCCTGCGCCGCCAAATTATGCAATTCTTGCCGCCGAATAGTTATCCTTTCCCTATCAAAAAGCAGTCTATTTTTCTCATTTTCCAACTTCTGAATCTCATCTTTCTTTGCCTCCACTAATTCAAAAGCCTTCTTAAACACCGCGTTAAACCCGCGCAAATCTTCTGCTAACTTATCTTCCATGCCGGTCAACTGACCAAGCTCGGCATCCACTGCCGCCAAATCGGAAAATAATTTTTCTTTAGACTTTTCCAATTCTTTTACCTTTCCTTCGC from the bacterium genome contains:
- the rpsP gene encoding 30S ribosomal protein S16, with the translated sequence MLMLKLKRIGKKHQASFRLIVDEKRHKLFGRHVEDLGWYNPRTDKSEIKKDRVEYWMKTGAKPTDTVYNLLITAGILSGKKIAVHSQPKKKEGDANPPAGGPAAAAPAAPASADKAPAAADPAAEAPAEKVA
- the rplL gene encoding 50S ribosomal protein L7/L12, which encodes MEKYQDLLTKIGDMKVTELAELVKAMEEKFGVSASMPAAAGVGGGAGGAEAEEKTAWDVMLTVGGGQKIQVIKVIREVTGLGLKEAKDIVDAAPKVVKAGMKKEEAEDLKKKLEAAGATVELK
- a CDS encoding KH domain-containing protein; this encodes MAEKSTDLEFLEYLVKSIVDHPDDVVVKRTVDEMGVLLSLKVHLQDMGQVVGREGATAKAIRSLLRIVGIKNNARVNLKIEEPEGSTHVPRERQEKE
- the trmD gene encoding tRNA (guanosine(37)-N1)-methyltransferase TrmD — translated: MKFHILTIFPKIFDSYISESIIKRAQEKGLIKIQAHNIRDYATDKHNKVDDKVYGGGPGMVMKVEPIYKAVSSIKYQVLSMGKRGKKPKVRTILFSTRGKKFDNTIAKRLSKYDQLILICGRYEGVDERVAKYVADEEISIGDYVLSGGELPALVLLDAVSRQIQGVLGKMESLEEIKGSYEVYTRPEEFKAVVGRKSKIWRVPKVLVSGHHKKIDQERGKA
- the rplJ gene encoding 50S ribosomal protein L10, encoding MLTKAQKKQHIDKSAEMVKGSKTLVFADFTGVDTASIRRIKIEAKKVGASFKVFKKRLLNITLKEMGVAFDPLQFKTQVGTFFIPEDLSSIAATIHKFAKELARTKKNFIVLGAYDLANKQAVSVEEFAVIAKLPGREVLLSMVISGITGPLRAFMYMLGELAKKASASADKAPVASVPAPVESSAETSVVPASEAVHPPTGGAPAVEPAPASQ
- the mraZ gene encoding division/cell wall cluster transcriptional repressor MraZ translates to MFIGEYTHSLDTKGRVALPAKFRPKLGDGAIIARGLDHCLFVFTKESWEKLTAKIAAMSFMKSDSRAFARLMLAGASEVEFDNQGRILIPEYLRIYASLKKQAIFAGLYDRIEIWDEANWKSYKSKTEASSDDIAEKLGELGI